Proteins encoded in a region of the Polyangiaceae bacterium genome:
- a CDS encoding transposase domain-containing protein: protein MAFTSLLASCRMHDVEPWSYLRDLLCLLPDWPAHRLLELSPLQWTATAQLPEVQRALHDNVYRRLTLLGAPAAGG from the coding sequence GTGGCCTTCACCTCGCTGCTCGCCAGTTGCCGCATGCACGATGTGGAGCCGTGGAGCTACCTCCGCGACCTCCTGTGCTTGCTGCCTGACTGGCCGGCGCACCGCCTGCTCGAGTTGTCGCCCTTGCAGTGGACTGCGACGGCACAGCTGCCCGAGGTCCAGCGTGCCCTCCACGACAACGTCTACCGCCGCCTCACGCTGCTCGGCGCCCCGGCTGCCGGCGGCTAG